The stretch of DNA CAGTGCGAGACTATCGCCCTGGTGACGGAAGTCCAGCGACTCGCATTGAGCACGCGCGATACGGAGAAGCGTGGGAACCGCAAGCAAAGGGTTTGCGGCGAAGTGCGGAGAGCACTCTGAAAGGCCCGCCGGTGCTACTCACCCCCGAACAAGCTCAGTGCCTTTTATCCGAGTTCCAGCGTACGGCGTCGCACCACGGCTGGCGTCTTTCTGCGGTTGCGCTGATGGCTAACCACGTCCACCTCGTAGTTGGTTTGCCGCGGGAAACGTCGTCGGTTAAGGCACTACAAGAGTTCAAGTCGTATGGTAGCCGCGTTCTGAACAAGGACTTTGGCAAACCGAAGTCTGGCACTTGGTGGACCAAGAGCGGATCGCGGAGGTTACTCCCCGACGAAGAGGCCTTAGTGGCAGCAATCAACTATGTTCTCCATCGCCAAGCAAATCCCTTACTCACCTGGAGCAACAGCCCTCACTCCAATTGACCGGGAGCCGCCGACGCAAGTCGTCGGAGTTAAGCAGGCACCCGGCGCCCACCGACCACTGACGTGGCCGGCTCGCCGACAAAAGCAGCACATGATCACCTAATGCCCTTTTGTCGCTTCTATTCTCCAGTCAAGGGCTTCTCGGAAATCGGTGAAGCATTCACCGCAAATCCAGCGGTCCTCATCGTGGAGTTGCGTTACCCAGCCGGACTCTGCGTCTCCGCCCTCTTCCATGATCTTCTTCCAGCAACACTCACAATGGTCGTGATCCCAGCTCGCTGGTCGATAAGGGCCGATTTTCGGGCGGAAGTATCGAGAGAAACGGAAGATAAGTCCTCCAAGGTCATCCGGTGCAAAATTCCAACGCCCATCTTCGGGATCCGGCTTGGCCATCAGGTCACTCCCACTCAATCGTCGCCGGCGGCTTACTACTAATATCGTAAACCACCCGATTGACGCCCTTCACCTCGTTGATCACCCGCGTGCTGATCCGACTCAACAGATCGTGCGGCAGGTGGCTCCAGTCGGCGGTCATGAAATCGTCGGTGTTCACGCATCGCACCGCAAGAGCGTTCTCGTAGGTGCGGCCGTCGCCCATCACGCCGACGCTTTGCACCGGCAGCAGCACCGCGAATGCCTGCGACGTCTGTCGGTAGAGGCCGGCGGCCTTGATCTCGCCGACGACGATCGCGTCGGCCTCGCGCAGCGCGTGCAGCTTCTCGGCCGTCACTTCGCCGAGGCAACGCACCGCCAGGCCCGGCCCGGGGAACGGGTGGCGCCAGATGATCTCTTCCGGCAGGCCGAGCTGCAGGCCCAAGCGACGCACTTCGTCTTTGAACAAGTCTCGCAAGGGTTCGATCAACTCGAAGCCCAGCTCCTTCGGCAGGCCGCCGACGTTGTGGTGGAGCTTGATCGACGCCGCGGGGCCATCGGGGCTACCGCCCGACTCGATCACGTCAGGGTAGAGCGTCCCCTGAGCAAGGAACCGGGCGTCTTCGACTTTGGCGGCCTCTTCCCTGAAGCATACGATGAACTCGCCGCCAATAATCTTGCGCTTGGTCTGCGGCTCGGTCACGCCGGCGAGCTTGGCGAGGAACCGTTCTTCCGCTTTGACGACGTGAAGGTCGGTCTTGAAGTGCTCGGTGAACTCACGGACGACCGCGATCTCTTCGTCCTTACGCAAGAGGCCATTGTCCACCAGGATGCACGTGAGCTGCGGACCGATCGCCTTGGCGAGTAAGGCCGCCACAACCGCCGAGTCGACGCCGCCCGAGAGGCCGCAGATCACCCGGCTCGTGCCGACGCGCTGGCGGATTGCGTCGACCGCTTCGTCGGCAAAGTCACCGAGGCGCCACTGCCCCGACGTCTTGCACACCTCGCGCAAGAAGTTGCCGAGGATCCTCTTCCCTTCGACGGTGTGCGTCACCTCGGGGTGAAACTGCAAACCGTAGATGGGCAACCGGTTGTGACGCACCGCGGCGAAGGGGCACGTCGCCGTTTTCGCCAGCGCCGTGAAGTCGCCGGCGATCTCGGTGACTTGGTCGCCGTGACTCATCCAGACTTCGGTCTGGGCATGAACGTCGCGGAAGAGATCGCCCGAATCGACGACCTCGCAGTGAGCGC from Botrimarina mediterranea encodes:
- the guaA gene encoding glutamine-hydrolyzing GMP synthase — its product is MTATPTPAATHQKPPSGSSSLAAEKVLVLDFGSQFAQLIARRVRDEHVYCEIVRHDLTAERIAELSPVGIILSGGPSSVYEAGAPQCDPKIFELGIPVLGICYGMQLACKALGGKVESHTVREYGRAHCEVVDSGDLFRDVHAQTEVWMSHGDQVTEIAGDFTALAKTATCPFAAVRHNRLPIYGLQFHPEVTHTVEGKRILGNFLREVCKTSGQWRLGDFADEAVDAIRQRVGTSRVICGLSGGVDSAVVAALLAKAIGPQLTCILVDNGLLRKDEEIAVVREFTEHFKTDLHVVKAEERFLAKLAGVTEPQTKRKIIGGEFIVCFREEAAKVEDARFLAQGTLYPDVIESGGSPDGPAASIKLHHNVGGLPKELGFELIEPLRDLFKDEVRRLGLQLGLPEEIIWRHPFPGPGLAVRCLGEVTAEKLHALREADAIVVGEIKAAGLYRQTSQAFAVLLPVQSVGVMGDGRTYENALAVRCVNTDDFMTADWSHLPHDLLSRISTRVINEVKGVNRVVYDISSKPPATIEWE
- a CDS encoding transposase — translated: MWYWLLTSTTYGTWLPGDARGSVTSVRDYRPGDGSPATRIEHARYGEAWEPQAKGLRRSAESTLKGPPVLLTPEQAQCLLSEFQRTASHHGWRLSAVALMANHVHLVVGLPRETSSVKALQEFKSYGSRVLNKDFGKPKSGTWWTKSGSRRLLPDEEALVAAINYVLHRQANPLLTWSNSPHSN